The Candidatus Neomarinimicrobiota bacterium genome segment GCATGCTTCAAGACATTTTCGCGTGGATTGAACATCAGCACCTGTGGATAGGTTAGATATCCGTGATTCGCCATCCGCTAATGAAGCAAACATGAGCGAGCGGTGAGAAATGGATTTATCTCCCGGGAATGTTATTTCGCCTTTAATCATGAATAAAATTTAATATCATCACATGTGTAATTAATTGCAAAATATAGACACGTAATAGAAACATGTCCAAGCCTTGGACATGGTCATTTTGACAATAATTCATAAAGATTATTATTGATGAATACATTTTCTTTCCCAATTTTTTTAGGGGATAAAACGCCAATTTTTTCTAATTCTCTTAAATATTCAGCCGCTGTTTTTCGTTGTGCGATATTGGCATCAACAAGAAATTTTATTTTAATGTAGGGTTGTTCAAATAATAATTCTACCAACTCTTTTGAATACACTCGTTTTGGCAGTTTCTCTTTACAGAATAAAACTGTTTTATCTAATAAATCTCGAATCGCTTGGATTTTTTCCATAGTATTGGTCGAAGTGACATGGATTGCATCCAGTATAAATAATACCCAAGGCTCCCATTCGTTTTTAGCTGTAACATTTCGCAAATGTTGATAATAATCATTCTTTCTTTCAATAATGTATTTGCTTAAATAGAGAATTGGTAACTCCAACAATCCCATTTGGTTAAGATATAAAATATTTAAAATCCTGCCCGTTCTTCCATTTCCGTCAAAAAACGGATGAATCGCTTCAAATTGATAATGTATTATTCCAAGCTTTATTAAGGGGTCAACCGAATCATTTTCATGAATATAATCTTCAAGATTACGAAGTAAATCCCGAATAATTTTTTCTCCTTCTGGTGGTGAATAAATGGTCTTTCCAGTCGCTGGATTTCCAATAATGGTTCCCGGTACATTTCGAATACCGGCTGTATTTATTTTAATCGTTTGAACAATTTCTATCCATAGGTTAGTATTTAAAATAGGTTTTTTCTTTAAGGCCAAATATCCATTCAATAATGCTTCCCTATATCGGAGAACTTCCTTGGTTTGTGCGTCTATTTTCCCTGTTGATGTCGAAAATGCCTGATAAAGATGGTCATTTGTTGTGAAAATGTTTTCAATTTCTGAACTATCTTTTGCTTCTTGTAATGTAAGCGAATTAATCAAAATACTTGGGTTTGGAATTT includes the following:
- a CDS encoding Fic family protein; its protein translation is MMFHPNKPFNDLPVLPPDIELETSRILKKTITATRSLAKLNGVCQKIPNPSILINSLTLQEAKDSSEIENIFTTNDHLYQAFSTSTGKIDAQTKEVLRYREALLNGYLALKKKPILNTNLWIEIVQTIKINTAGIRNVPGTIIGNPATGKTIYSPPEGEKIIRDLLRNLEDYIHENDSVDPLIKLGIIHYQFEAIHPFFDGNGRTGRILNILYLNQMGLLELPILYLSKYIIERKNDYYQHLRNVTAKNEWEPWVLFILDAIHVTSTNTMEKIQAIRDLLDKTVLFCKEKLPKRVYSKELVELLFEQPYIKIKFLVDANIAQRKTAAEYLRELEKIGVLSPKKIGKENVFINNNLYELLSK